The Helianthus annuus cultivar XRQ/B chromosome 11, HanXRQr2.0-SUNRISE, whole genome shotgun sequence region CTTAACTTGTTTAGAATCGAAAATGACTTTCTCTGCACCACATCAGCTACTTGTTTGTCACCTGGGTTAGCCATGAAGGTGGTTGTGGTTTTTGTGGAATTCTCACTCACTATGGTAGGGGTATTTATAGTGGGTAGAAATTgagttaaaaatattttttctttttgagaaaaatgctTATCACTTTAAAATTGTGAAATGTCCTTTATACCCTTAATGACATACAAATATAAATACATCATTATGTGTTTTTTAGCATCGGCTTACTTtgaaaaaataattaataatagacataacaaaaacaaaaacaaaaagaacaaTATATTTATTTCACAGTTTATTACACAATATATTTAACTCACAACGTATTACACTCTATGGGTCATTCGGTGGTGGTGGAAACAGGTTCAAGTCGAGACTCCAGTCTAAGGGGTTTGGTTCAACATCTGCATAACGGTTCCGGTGATCTTCGTTACTTTGGTTTGGGGCCCAATAATGATAGTCTGTTTGGGTCTCCGGCATAAATGTTATCATCTGTGACGCGGGGGTAACAAACCCTGCCAGACTAGTGTTGGGGTCCATCATATGGGACGAGGGGCTAAAGAACCCCGCCTGACTTATGTTTGGGTCTACAAACTGATTGTTGTCACCCATATCATTCTGTTGGGGGTTTAATAACATACCCACGTCAAAACCCTCGGAGCATGCCGTAGCCAACGCCGACTGCCATGATGCACCCGTATCAGTATTACCAAGGTTTACCGCAAAGTTTAAATCTTCGTTACCACCGGATCCTGTCCCCCCCTGTTTCGAAGTTTGGGGCCCAATTTGATGGCCCGGCCTCTTCAACGTTTCTACCACCACGAGCACGACGTCGTTGCCTACCTAACCTCTGTGTACGAGGATATGAAACAAGGTCCACCGGCTCCTGTGACAGATGAGTCGGATATTGTGTGTATTGTGGAACATTAGACATCTCAAGGGCCCGATAAGCCGCACCATGAATAACGTCCACATCTTCAGATCGGTGAATTAGACCCATCGTCTCCGACTgcaaaaataaattaataattaattttttaataaaaataagaatGGATGATTTCAATAATTTTACACTTGTAAATACCATCATTTGGACCCTCGCTCCTTCGTCTTGAAATCCGCTCGTAGGGCCAGCTGACAACTGTGGGTTAGACACATATAACACCGTATGTTGCATGTACCACGACATGTAATCGTTGGCAACTCCAACAGATGTCGTGAGTTCCCCCGTCACCAAGTTTTGATGACGTGCCTCCCACTGACTAACATACGGTGCGTGACGACTTAACCAGTTCCAGCCGGTTTTCCCACTCCGGTTCATGGCATGAAGTCTGGCATGCTCATTATGATCTATGGCAATTGGGTTAGGTATGTACTGGAACATGCCAAACTGTCTCATCACTCGTTGAGGATAGTGATGCTCCACAACCGCGTAGCATAGCAAAGGGCAACAACTCAGCCAAATTCCCATACCACTCCGACATATATCGGGGAGTCTATCGAGAATGTCGTCGTATGGCCTCCAATTAAACTGcaacaaaaaaaaattcattcattaaaaccttttcaaacaaacttaaatTTTATATGTCAACAACTAACAACCATACCGTTGCCTCGGTCATTGATTGCAGCTGAGATCTATATGTTCTCAGGCAATGTGTGGAAACATCTGTACACGTTAAGCTTCCCTTCTACCTAAAaggataaattaaaaaaataacataagtcaggtatatatatacaaataataaattTCATTATTTACAATTCACACTACCGAGCAGCTAACGGGGCATTGTACTGGAACCGGGCAACAGCAGGAGCAAAACAGCGAACCCTCTCCCAAGCCCACACTTGTAGAAGCACAACTGGGCCAGTAATGGCTATAGCATTAGGTGCTGTAGCATTACAAAGGTTTTTGTAAAGGAGAGCTAACACAGCACCTCCCCAACTATATCCCGAACATGCGGGCAAGTCTAccagaaaatataaaaatttgacatcaatcAGGTTGTTTGCATTATTAGGAAAGATTGTGCACCCtatcaaataaaatattatttgacGTGCACGAAAAATGCAATCTTCATCTGATGCTTCATTTTCAGAAAAATTGGATGACGTTATTTGTGCTAAAACTCGGGCGGACCTAACCCTTTTGCCCTTCACAAAAGCTTCTTCAGGGGTAAACCCCAACACCGTTTGACACTTGTCGCGTACAGTATACATCGACATACCAGTGTCAGCCCCAGAAATAGGCAACCCATCTATCGGTAGCCCCCACAACACGTTGACATCCTGTAATGTCACGGTCGTTTCTCCAAATGGAAGGTGAAACGTGTGAGTTTCTGGCCTCCATCTCTCAACCAACGCAGTTATTAACGCGTGGTCAAGATACTTGTACCCACATTGCAGTATCCCGCTGAAACCTGCTGCATGTATTAAAGCTTCTACCCTTCCACTAACCGGATTTTGTTTGATATGTTGCCAGAACGTTCGATCTGATCGTCTAACATCTAATGGGTTATCATACGGTGTAGGATTTTTAAACACCTCAAACGCACGGTGATTGTTGCCCAAGAACAACACCGATGCATTCATCGGACCAGGATGACATTCAAAATTCATCTTCGGCTTATAACACTTGACTGAATTTTTTTCGTTAATGAAAGGATTGACTTTGATATTGAAAATGTAGCTCAACTCCTTTGCTTTATGTTCATATGTAAATACTTCACCAGCTGCCTCAATTTTCGAATTCATTGTGTTTGCAGAAGTTTTCCTTACACTACAGTTGGATTCTCTTACACACAACTATTCAAATGTGCAGGTTTTATTTCTTATCATGTGAGAGCTAGGGTCAAGTCATATCACCAAAACATTTACCACTCACATTTCATGCAAGAAAGGGACAAAAACCTCATACATGCACCTATACACTACCATCCGAAAAGCTTAATAAATTCTGCAACTTTTGTCCATATTCAAAAATAATCTGCCATGCTTTATTAAAGTATCGAGACAAAACAATAAGCTTGTGGTTCAAATCTGCGACCTTTAATAAGCTTGGGATATGAATCTGCGACCTTGTATAAGGTCTGGACATCAATTCGCGACCTTTACCAAGGTTTATACATGGATCCGCGACCTTATACATGATTGGAACTTCAATCTGCGACCTTCAGCAAGGTTGGGACATGAAATAGCGACCTTTAATAAGCTTGGTATATGAATTCGCGACCTTGTACAAGATTGTGACATCAATTCGCGACCTTCACAAGGTCGCTGTTTCAGAatcaaaccttttcaaagaatGTCAGCTTTTGCAGGAATTCATGTTCTTTTGCAGAAAATGGAGAGAAGGTCACGAATTCATTCCACAACTTACCTATAtctgaaaatatttttgaaattcaCCTAATTGCACTCTTTATTTTTGTAGACCACCTACTTCTGCAAAAAATTCCTAGTTACATAACAACTAAGCTATGTGATGAGGATCCATGTTATTATGAAAACTTAAAATGTTCTAAACTATTGTTGTTAGTTGGAAGTTACAATCACTTAAGAGTTGAAAAAGTCAACCCTCATAATTTGATACTTGCATCGGTTTCTTTTGTCAAAATAATTCCTTGAATTTTGTGAAGCAATTCTAATATTAGTATTATGTATACAACAAATTTATCTACAAACATATGTTATATCATCAGTAGCTTAATAATACTAGTAAAGTAGTTATAAAAGTAAAGTTAAACTTTATATTAATGGGAAAAGATGCTCATACATTTTTATCAATAAACTAAAAACAAGATATGCCAATTAAATTTAGCAACAGAGGTTTATGATTTAGTTTTGGTTGTTGGGAATCTCTTGGCAAATGAATTGAGTAAACTGAATAAAATTATCATGAAACTGATTCTGGTTGTAACGGGATTATAGGTTTTTGATTTTCGAGGTCGACTTGATTAATTGGGTTTTCTTTTGCTTGCTAataaggtacggattctgttttcttttcATCATAGTATTATTATTCAGgtccgttactttgtagtacggatGTTTTCGCTAGTTGTTTCCGTTTCGTAATTAGTATATGTTGAAGCATGCAATAGACCTTGGACCTTGTGCTCATTATTGCATGTTCCCTTTAGACTAATGTCAAGATACTTTTATTTTTATACggctttgtactctgtcacccgagcgcttctgacttgtcgttggggcgtcaacgacatggcactcatcgtgacggtgcgtaactaaagttcacggcgtttctagtttgtgcttgtgtagcacatggcccttagaggcgaatagatcgatcttagctctgactcctgactcctgttgaGATGGAATAATGTGTGTGCGCCTACATGCACCATCTCGGCGCATGGACTATAGCCATGCATGCCtctgtttaggctcgtgggtgcttctatattacgtgacttgttttattgttatatgttgtcacgtatgtcttgtctctgttatgatatgtttgatatgttataTGCATCAGGTTATGTTCAGTATCTGTTATCTGTTCAGTATAAGTTTTGGGATTCAAGTTATATACGTATCTGTTTCTGTGCCAAAATCTAGACTTGTTTGACGTCAGTACCATTCATGTTTCTGTTCGCATGTCTGTCTTACTtttactgttgatttctccgttactgggcaacttttggctcagccgtagtttctttcttgtgttgttttgtgtgtgttttgcaGGTAATCAAGGGAAACGGGGATGAGTGAGAGAAAAATGAAGTTTAAGAAGTTTTTGAAGTTTCCGTGTTTATTTATTTTCAGTAATTGAATAATATAAGACTTAGGTTTTCTGGTGGATTCGAGACTTTTGTTTCTTGGTTTCTATCGTTTATTGAAACTCTTTGGTTTTTGATATCTGTAATAGTGACATGCCAGCCTGTCtaggttggggtgttacacattGCGCCAGTTCCGTCATCAACGTTTTTAAGGGAGCGTtatctttttggactgaagtggcacgTTTAAAAAATATTGATGACAAAACTGgtgcaatttttttttgaactgaAGTGGCATTTTTCATTAAATCACAGGGCcaaaaatgacagttaactcataaataaatgaaagaagaagaaacTAAAATTAAAGGATAAtcaacatacatacacataacaAGAAGCTCTAAATTACCTTGTTCAAACACCAAAAAGAAATACAAAGGGAAGcaacaaaatcacaaaagaacacTTAGTTGTTGAAAAGCTGGAGACTTGTGTAAAGTTCCcattactattattataataaGGGAAACCAGTGTTTGGCATGGGATTAGGAGGAGTATTTTGACAGCAAGTAACCGGAGCGACCGGCGGACAATTTCCGCCTACAGAAGCTGctggaggtggtggtggagtggtgtaTATCGCGCTCCCTTTacgcggcggtggtggtggtggttgaaggGGTTGAGGGGTGCATGGATATGGAGGACAGTTGTTGCAGTTTTGACATGCAGCTGGTGGTGATACACCATCACCATAATAACCATCTTGTGGTTTTTTAGAGATTGAATCAGAATAAGAAAGTGACCACCAATATGAACATGCAAACAGGAGGATGATAAGCTGGTTTAAAGAACACATGATAATGTATAGTTTCTGTTAATTATTAAATTAAAGCTGAAAATGATAGAAAGTGGTATATGCAGTAGTAGTATTTATGACCTTTGCATGAAAGTACGAAACTATTCGGTCATTTACACCTCACATGCAAGGTGGCAACCTCAGATGAAGAACATGATTTCAACACAAGACTACAAAAgttgttaaaaaatatataaacagctGCAAATTGAAACAAGACCCGGTGATCCGAAATCTTATCCGAAACGGATGCAACTTGACCAA contains the following coding sequences:
- the LOC110887816 gene encoding serine/threonine-protein phosphatase 7 long form homolog, whose product is MNSKIEAAGEVFTYEHKAKELSYIFNIKVNPFINEKNSVKCYKPKMNFECHPGPMNASVLFLGNNHRAFEVFKNPTPYDNPLDVRRSDRTFWQHIKQNPVSGRVEALIHAAGFSGILQCGYKYLDHALITALVERWRPETHTFHLPFGETTVTLQDVNVLWGLPIDGLPISGADTGMSMYTVRDKCQTVLGFTPEEAFVKGKRVRSARVLAQITSSNFSENEASDEDCIFRARQIIFYLIGCTIFPNNANNLIDVKFLYFLVDLPACSGYSWGGAVLALLYKNLCNATAPNAIAITGPVVLLQVWAWERVRCFAPAVARFQYNAPLAAR